The genomic window CAACACCCTCTCGCCTATCCGAGGAGCAGAGCAAATCGATCTGACACGAACCTTCATGCCGATCCTAAGACAAACTAGGAGTTGATCTTTCATTCTGCGCTAGTGTGATCTCTTAGCCATCGCATAACCGACTTCAGCAACCTGTTGGCAGCGCACGAGAGCCCGTTGCGATGGGCACACCCCGAGACTACTATGCAGACCTAGAGCTGCCCCCGACGGCAGACGCCGCGGATATTAGAAAGCAATATCGGAAACTTGGTACCGTTCCAACTGGGATCTGAATCGTTTGCGTCAACTAACTCGCGGCACAGCACTAAAGTACCACCCAGATCGCAATCCTGGGCGAGAAGAGGAGGTCAACACCCAGTTCCAAGTAATTCAATCGGCGCACGAGATTCTCTCCGATCCCGACCAAAAAGCCAAGTATGATGCATCGCGAACTCGCAACAGATACCCAGGCGCATCGGGTGTTAAGGGAAACCCGTGGGCGAATGTCAGTGCCCAGTATCCGCCACCACCCCGACGTAACAACGGAACCCCGAGAGCGACTCCATCAGGTGCCCAGAGGTGGCAAACCCGTTTTGCTTCAGGCGTCCCTCCTACCGCGAAGCAGTCGGAGACCGAAGCAAAGAAGAATGCTGCCCGGGCATTCGAGAACATGCGCAAGGGCCCGTCGGCCAAGACGAGCGATCAACCCCGGCCTACTCCCCCACCCCCTCCTCCACGGACTGAGTCTGCCAGACAGCGCGCCGAAGCCTCATTTGGTGCTAGGAAGACGGGATTCCATCCTCGTTCAGCCATGGGCGATGAGCCACCAGTGGCTAGCAGTAACTACAACTCAAGATCAGCATCGGAGCGATATGCGCAAACCTTTCCGCAAGAgcctcctcaagaagctccccCACCTCCCGCGAGACCACCTCCTACTGCGATGCCAGATCCTCTAAGCCAGTTCAGAGACCGAGACAACTGGGCAGATCCTCGGCAAAGCACTCCATACACGTCACATGGTGGCGAGAAGACGAATCCCTTTGACGGCATCCCCCTGAACCGAGCCAAGAGCACCCGAGACACCACGAACCGCGATGAGTCCTCTGATAACGAGGCATTCAACCGACAACGTAGTGCCAGTGCGCCCAAGGGCGGAAAGGCTGGAGATGCTACGGCGGGCTTCAAGGGCCCTGAACAGCCGCTCCCTAAAGATCCCGCAGACCGACCCAAAGCTCCTTTGAAGAAGACTCGCAGCGGCTTCAAGAATGCTACTCCAACTCCCGACCAAACCCCCAATGTGCCTACAGACGGAAACCGTACGTGTTACTGATGAACTTATCTTGAATGCCAGACTTGCTTAcgccttgacagcatctCAATCACAAAGCAACGCTGGCGGACCATCAATGTATGACGAACCATCTTCTACCAAGTACAACCACCTTCCTTTTTCACCAAGATCCAGCAAGTGTCGGGGAAATCATGGTTTTGAGCCAGGTCTGGCGGGCATTCATCAATACGACGCATGCCCTTATGACTCAGGCACTAGTTCTTTCAACCCGTCTCCCAGTGGAAGACACGATTCTCCTCAACAGTTGACCCCCTTTGAGCGTCATCAGGTCGAATTTTTGGACAAGCTTATCAATAACGCTGGGATTGGAAGCTCAACCAAGAAGACGAAGCATCAATACAGGAACTCAGATCACCCCCGTACGTCGAATCGTGCTAACAAGACCAACTTCAATAGCTTCAGTTTCCCCGTCAACGACGATACTTTCGCGCAAACATCCCCTGACCCTAGCCGCTTCGCGAGAAGCAGCACCGACGA from Fusarium falciforme chromosome 2, complete sequence includes these protein-coding regions:
- a CDS encoding J domain-containing protein; protein product: MGTPRDYYADLELPPTADAADIRKQYRKLALKYHPDRNPGREEEVNTQFQVIQSAHEILSDPDQKAKYDASRTRNRYPGASGVKGNPWANVSAQYPPPPRRNNGTPRATPSGAQRWQTRFASGVPPTAKQSETEAKKNAARAFENMRKGPSAKTSDQPRPTPPPPPPRTESARQRAEASFGARKTGFHPRSAMGDEPPVASSNYNSRSASERYAQTFPQEPPQEAPPPPARPPPTAMPDPLSQFRDRDNWADPRQSTPYTSHGGEKTNPFDGIPLNRAKSTRDTTNRDESSDNEAFNRQRSASAPKGGKAGDATAGFKGPEQPLPKDPADRPKAPLKKTRSGFKNATPTPDQTPNVPTDGNPSQSQSNAGGPSMYDEPSSTKYNHLPFSPRSSKCRGNHGFEPGLAGIHQYDACPYDSGTSSFNPSPSGRHDSPQQLTPFERHQVEFLDKLINNAGIGSSTKKTKHQYRNSDHPRTSNRANKTNFNSFSFPVNDDTFAQTSPDPSRFARSSTDDINTSFAEDEDATGWQFNAGGAEQGSPTKPRSQAGRGGRRSPKKRPTLNRTDTSSVPSESERPESGKPESAFNPEGWSDKFGPQTFVPQPSQSKSVSPTRSNRASSKKPKASKKPSHSALVDDSSSDEEVFEWRGRKGQEPPVVESPQAMDIDSPPASTSVPPPRPPKIPTPQPAPTTPSPQPKPPVAQPSQPAEPVPAVGTAPAFNGPRNINVEPSRPEWRPGNVDNVNGKDKPIEIPRKPVNPNNVGSEDSEEFRASFADLRNVAPFAPQSSGLKSFADMKDNLPFESKASADVSIKLPKVHPLRFPSPPVAPQLPAVNGAQPNVASWEKYVKDFENYMRLWDTFNSQVVDHFATRKAHIARTREEKGYSFLEARGDADVQEYYNWLEQDMDVRRRWSAACEEHEHRFREFMAFRMRMK